A window of Leptospira licerasiae serovar Varillal str. VAR 010 contains these coding sequences:
- a CDS encoding iron-containing redox enzyme family protein, translating into MKTFREELIDQVKYHPVLTANLWLEEKEERMEHSDLLLWLKQEYFVSVEFVNWFLNTAALTNFVPSKIVLVQNIWEELGEGKEEDSHVSILRKFLSEMGEVVRKEDMLPETGAYLDLMKRITTTDFYSALGALGPANEYLLKLEYSRMYKSYSDLKSRITLPEGKFFQVNLEADESHSEKMFRLIESVATDPEKMQKVREGSKLALDARLVFYEGLKKVMSQVSN; encoded by the coding sequence ATGAAAACGTTTCGAGAAGAATTAATAGACCAGGTCAAATATCATCCTGTATTGACCGCAAATCTATGGTTGGAAGAGAAAGAAGAAAGAATGGAACATTCCGATCTGCTTCTTTGGTTGAAACAGGAATATTTTGTGTCAGTGGAATTCGTGAACTGGTTCTTAAATACAGCGGCCCTTACCAATTTTGTGCCTTCTAAGATCGTGCTTGTGCAAAATATTTGGGAAGAATTGGGAGAAGGAAAAGAAGAAGATTCGCATGTTTCTATTTTGAGAAAATTTCTCTCTGAGATGGGAGAGGTTGTCAGGAAAGAAGATATGCTTCCCGAAACTGGAGCGTATCTGGATTTGATGAAGAGGATCACTACCACTGATTTTTATTCCGCATTAGGAGCCCTTGGGCCTGCGAACGAATATCTTCTAAAATTAGAATATTCCAGAATGTATAAGTCTTATTCGGACTTAAAATCCAGGATCACTCTTCCGGAAGGCAAGTTTTTTCAGGTGAATTTGGAAGCAGACGAATCTCATTCCGAAAAAATGTTTAGATTGATAGAATCCGTAGCAACAGATCCTGAAAAAATGCAGAAAGTGAGAGAAGGATCCAAACTTGCTTTGGATGCACGTTTAGTATTTTATGAAGGTTTAAAAAAGGTAATGTCCCAGGTCTCTAATTAG